The following DNA comes from Candidatus Zixiibacteriota bacterium.
ATTTCCGGTTCCACCGGATAATTAATATCTTTATCGTTTCGAATACTGGAATCTTTTCCGGGCTTTCGGGCGGCCGTACTTCTTACGTTCCACAATCCGCGCATCACGAGTCAGATAACCCTTTTTGCGCAGGGCCGGCCGCAGATCGGGATCCAGAAGAGCCAGGGCCCTGGCAATCGCCAGGCGAATGGCACCGGCTTGACCGGAATGCCCGCCCCCGCGAACATTACAGCTGATATCCAGCTTGCCCTTGGTGTCGGTTTCTTCCAACGGCTGATTGATAATATCCACCAGAACATCCCGTTTGAGATATTCCCGAGCGGACTTCTTGTTAATGACCATCACGCCGCCGCCGACCTTCATCGAAATGCGCGCAACCGATTCTTTTCGTCTTCCAGTTGCCGAATAAACAGTCTCGTTCATGTATTCTCTCTATCAGGATTCAAATAGTTTCAGATCTTCGGGTTTCTGCGCCTGATGGGGATGATTTTCATCGGCATAAACATGCAATTTCTTAATCATCTTACGCCCCAGCTTGTTTTTGGGAAGCATCCCTTTTACCGCATGAGTAAAAACACCGGGAGAATTGGTATCCATCATCTTCCTGAAAGAAACCTTTTTCAAACCGCCGGGATAACCGGAGTAGCGGAAATATTCCATATTCTCTTCTTTTTTGCCGGTGACTTTGACATGGGAGGCATTGATGGCTATCACATAATCGCCGGTATCCAGATGAGGTGCAAAAATCGGTTTATCTTTTCCGCGCAGAATATCGGCAACTTTGATAGCGGCCCGTCCCAGAGTCAGCCCTTTCAGATCGATGAGATGCCATTTCCGGTTCTTGTGCAACTCGTCAATATTAGGTAAATACGTCTTCATTTAATCCCCCGGATTATTCCGGTTAAGCTCTCCTAAATGTTATAAAGCCCTTGAATATAGCCAAAAAAAAAGGCCTGTCAAGTGTTTTTCAACAACTTACGTATCTAAACCACTTTTATTCGGAAATATCCGCCATTCCTTTAATGACAGACATAATCTATTATGCTTCTGCAAGTTATCCCAATTTGCAAGACACCCTTAATCCCCGGCCTTTCTGGCTCTGACTGTTTTTTTCAAATACAGCTTAAACTTTGGATCGAATGATTTTCCTCTGGTGCAGATACCACAGGAGGCCATTCGCAATCGTTTGCGCCGCGGATATTCCCGCCCGCAGGCCGGACAAACATAGAGATATTTAAAACTGGCACGTAACGACGGATGACTGCGGGCTTTTAGCGAGGCCCCAATCCGGTCGGCTACCTGACGGAACGAGTGATCATGCTTAAGATTTATAATATGTATCATCTCATGTTTCAGAGTGTCTTCGATATCTTCCGGGAAAATTTCATGGTAACGGCGCCCGATCTTAATTTCATTCTGCGACGGTGTGAACGATCCCGCAATTAACATGCGATTGGAATAGGAAATATGGACCGACGGCAGATGACCCTGAAAATATTCCCGGTTAATACGATCGAACATAGTATATAACTCCGGCACACTCGGCAGTTCCAGTCCGACAAAATCATCGGTCCCAGGAATAAAAACCTCGTGCCGGTCCTGAGGCGGCAGTATGACCGGCTGGAAAAGGTCGAAATTGACCTGAGCCAGGGCTTTTCGGCTGTGTTTTTTCTTTTTCATAACAGGCGCAAAGATATATGAAATCACGATTATTTTACAAGAAGAAATATTTTAAAAACATCTTTTTGTTTAATAAAAGAGGGCGGTTTCCGGCCGCCCCCCTGGTGTTTCTTAAGTTCTGATATCACGTTATTTGCAGATTGGATCCGGGCCATCCTTATAAAGGTAATTTATCAGATAGGTAACATCGAGAATATTAATAGCTCCACTGGTATTGACATCACCCGATGGCGACGGGTTCGGGGCAAAACCATATAAATACAGGTACTTTATTAAGTATGTGATATCCAATACGTTAACCGCGCCGGTGGCATTAACATCGCCGCATAAATAATACCAGATGACCGGCCTGGTATTCAATTCAACCACCTCTCCCCCGGCCGTGACGACGGCTGTGATGGTGTCGTAACCTGGGGTCATGGCCGCGGTTATGATGGCGTTGAATGTCCCGTCGCCATTGTCGTTGACGTCCGACAGGATACCGTTGCCGGAATTTGCCAGGCTGACCGAGGCCTCCTCGGTCGGTGGCTCACCGGCATAATTCAGCGGGGTTACGGTAATGATGGCAGTATCAATACCTCCGGAAGGAATAATTTCGGGTGTGATTTCAGCCTGTGACTGGCCGGCATCGGCATATTTCAGAGCCTTCCAGAGATCGTACTTAAGCCGAAGCGAATCCATTGGATTGATATCGCAGGTGGTATTGTTAACATACCGGTACAGGTACGGTGTTTCACCATCGCCGGGGTGAATCACTTTTATAAAGGCAGAAATAGCCGGTTTATTACATGACATACAGCGGGTATCGGCCCCGGGGATATCGGCGGCATTAAGCGCCGCCATCAGTTTTTCCTCGAGCGGTCCCTCGGTGTTAAGATAGGCCGTTTCCATCCCGGCGATGACTGCCGAGTCGAGCAGAATATTGCCCTGAATGGAATATCCCGGTCCGGTGAGATGGCCCCGCCAGGGGGAATTGGCCTCGCCGGTGAAACCGGCCGAGGTGCCGCCTCCGGCCAGGGTGACCACTCCATACTGGCGGAAGATCGGCATCCCCTCGACATCATTGTTGACCAGCCAGCTTATTATTGAATCCGGCGTCAAGCCTGATAACATCAGGTTGTGGGCATTGTTCTGGTTGGCCGCCAGATAGTAGGCCTGGGTGTTGATGGCACCGATGCTTTCGATACAATCATGAATCATCTGGGAGCCGGCGATACAGGAAGCCCCGGCACTGCCGACCGCCCCGGTGACGGTATCCACGGCCACGATCGAGAAAGTGGCCCGGGCGGCGGGCGGGATTATGAGGAACACCAAGGAAACGGCAATTAAGACCAGTTTCCCGGCTTTATCCCTGCGATTCATATGGTTACTCCTGTGCGCGAAGTATTTTGTACTTAAAATCAACTCGCGAGTCCGATTTTCGGGCATATCAAGGGCTGTCCAATGAATTCTGCTGCCCCTGATAAAGTTTATGGCCCGTTAATTAAAAAATACAGGGTCGCTCCATTTTGTCAAGTTAAAAGGAGCTTGTAAAGCCATAAGGGAAGCGGCTGTAAAATGGGTTCGTTTTGTCTTTTGAAAGGATTTCTAAAAATGGGTTCGTTCCCTCAGTAAAAAGTTTATTGATAAAATGGGTTCGTTTCATCCTTTCGAAAGTATTTTGATACATCGCAATTTTCGGGCGGCCTTGAAATGGGTTCGTTTTGTCAGTAAAAAGATTTTTGGTGCCGGGAGTTTTGGGTAAAAAGGTTTTCATAATAATCCGGGCCGGGTATGGAATAGGAGTGAATGGGTGGGGAAAATGAGGGATTTGGTGGACAGAAAATGCCCTCGTCTACCGCCAAGAAATATTCAGTAAGGGGCAGACGAGGGCGTCTACCGCCAATGCAAAATTTGGCCACCCGGGAGGATGTTCAAAGTCCTTCCGGAGAGGGGATTTCGGGGGTATGTAAAGCCGATTGGATAACACACCCCGTCTCCGCCTCCGGCATAAATGCCTTCGGAGGATCCACCCCTCTCGAGAGGGGATGAAGATGGATTCCCGATCGGGTCGGGAATGACAAAATAGGAATGAGAATGACATGAAAGGGGTGGGAATAATTCAATGCGGGGCAGACGAGGGCCTACCGCCCACGCCAGTATCGCTTGAAAGAGTCTTTATACTCATATCACTATTTTAAAAATTCGATTGAATTACGCAGAAATCACAGGTACATAAAAAAATGGAGCCGAGGGGGATCGAACCCCTGACCTCTTGACTGCCAGTCAAGCGTTCTCCCATCTGAACTACGGCCCCATTTAACCGAGAGGGTTAATATATTTCAATTCATGAATTAGTCAAGAAATTTATTCCCCGGATTTAATCGAGGCTGAATCGGCACTGTGGTAATCGTTCATCTCGGAATCGTCATCAATAACAATCATCCGCCCGGCTACGGTTTCGCGGAAATTGAGGGTTTTCAAATTGGTCAGCCGGTCGGTCGCTTTGCGAATTCTCTCCGCGGCGGTTCCGATAGTTTTGATTTTGTCAATAATATCGGAATGCATAAAACCATAATTTTTTAAAAGAACCTCGACATTGGCGGCAATAACCATCAGGGGATTGTTTATCTCATGACACAATGTGGCGGCGGTTCGGTTAACGATTTTCAAATCCTCATCTTCGGCAGGTCTACTCACCCGGGCCCGGTTTTTCAAGACCAGGCGGCGAATTGAGTGTGGAGATGATGATGAATCCTGCTCTCCCCCGGTTTTGCGGGTCGAGTCGAGATCGGCGAAAAGGACCGGGATATTCTTTTTCCGTAAGATTTCGAACAACTCCCGGCAGTGGCTATCAGGGATATCTCCGGCGGTATCAATGATGATAAAATCGCAGT
Coding sequences within:
- a CDS encoding SprT-like domain-containing protein, whose amino-acid sequence is MKKKKHSRKALAQVNFDLFQPVILPPQDRHEVFIPGTDDFVGLELPSVPELYTMFDRINREYFQGHLPSVHISYSNRMLIAGSFTPSQNEIKIGRRYHEIFPEDIEDTLKHEMIHIINLKHDHSFRQVADRIGASLKARSHPSLRASFKYLYVCPACGREYPRRKRLRMASCGICTRGKSFDPKFKLYLKKTVRARKAGD
- the rplM gene encoding 50S ribosomal protein L13 — translated: MKTYLPNIDELHKNRKWHLIDLKGLTLGRAAIKVADILRGKDKPIFAPHLDTGDYVIAINASHVKVTGKKEENMEYFRYSGYPGGLKKVSFRKMMDTNSPGVFTHAVKGMLPKNKLGRKMIKKLHVYADENHPHQAQKPEDLKLFES
- a CDS encoding DUF1028 domain-containing protein yields the protein MNRRDKAGKLVLIAVSLVFLIIPPAARATFSIVAVDTVTGAVGSAGASCIAGSQMIHDCIESIGAINTQAYYLAANQNNAHNLMLSGLTPDSIISWLVNNDVEGMPIFRQYGVVTLAGGGTSAGFTGEANSPWRGHLTGPGYSIQGNILLDSAVIAGMETAYLNTEGPLEEKLMAALNAADIPGADTRCMSCNKPAISAFIKVIHPGDGETPYLYRYVNNTTCDINPMDSLRLKYDLWKALKYADAGQSQAEITPEIIPSGGIDTAIITVTPLNYAGEPPTEEASVSLANSGNGILSDVNDNGDGTFNAIITAAMTPGYDTITAVVTAGGEVVELNTRPVIWYYLCGDVNATGAVNVLDITYLIKYLYLYGFAPNPSPSGDVNTSGAINILDVTYLINYLYKDGPDPICK
- the rpsI gene encoding 30S ribosomal protein S9, whose translation is MNETVYSATGRRKESVARISMKVGGGVMVINKKSAREYLKRDVLVDIINQPLEETDTKGKLDISCNVRGGGHSGQAGAIRLAIARALALLDPDLRPALRKKGYLTRDARIVERKKYGRPKARKRFQYSKR